DNA from Chitinophaga pendula:
GCTGGCGATGATGACTGGTATGTGCTGGTATTGTGAGGAGGCTCTGATATGGGTCAGTGCTTCGAGGCCGTCCATTTCCGGCATTTGTGCGTCCATGAGGATGATGTCGGGAGTACGGATGGTCATTTGGCGGATGGCTTCGGCGCCGTTGGCGGCGATGGTGACGAGGCAGCCTATTTTGCGGAGGAAGCGGGCGACCAGTTTGGCGTACAGTTCGTTATCTTCTGCCAGCAGGATGTGCAGGCCGTTGAGGACGGCGGTGTTTGATGCCGGTGTTTCTTCCCTGACTACGTCTTGCAGGCGTCCTTCTTCGAGGGGGAGTATGACGGTGAAGGTGGTGAGGTGGTCGCGACTTTCGACGGAGACCTGGCCGCTGAGGGTTTCTACCTTACTTTTCACGATGGAGAGGCCGAGGCCGGTGCCTTCTACGTATTTACCCTTGTCGGTGACATAGGGTTCGAAGATGGCCTGTTGTTTTTCCGGGGGGATATCGGGGCCCTGGTTGGATACCTGGATGAGCCAATGATCGAAGCTACCCAGTATGCTGACGGTGACGGTGCTTTCTTTTTCTCCATATTTGATGGCATTGACCAGCAGGTTGGTGAGGATCTGGGAGAGTTTGAGGGGATCGGTTTTGATGATCTCGGGCATGTGTTCTATGGATAGTTGCAGGTTGATGTTCCTGGTGTGGGCGATGACTTTATTGACGGCTATTACTTTTTCCATGAATTCCTGCAAGATGATATTTTCTTCATCGGGGGTTTCCATGTGTCCGGATTCTATGAGGGCGAAGTCGAGTACGTTGTTGATGATGATGCGTGCATTGTTGCAGGCGACCAGTTGCTGGTTGATGAGGGATTCGGCTTCATTGAGATGGGGGTTTTGTTTACACTCTTTTTTGAGCAGTTGTGCGATGGCGTATATGCTGGAGAGTGGGGTTCGTATTTCGTGGGTGACCTGGGAGACGAAGATCCGTTTGAATTCGTTGGCTCTTTTGAGGACGAGGTTATTGCGGATATTTTCTTCATAGGGTTTGCTGACGCATACGATGGCTACGACGAGGACGACGACGATGATGAGTGT
Protein-coding regions in this window:
- a CDS encoding ATP-binding response regulator; this translates as MKTADRNIREKNYIVRTFETIKNIGTSEIKDEALAANVMMTNTLSFTFGALLLILAPVVILLTQKASVFIALSVEFIVNALVLVLNHHRRHTLASLVLYFLQTIVIIYFGILFGKQVQLLFMLTFLIFINYLIFSNRWIRWIGFLFALATLCLLRIAYAAEWFTPIPLTHTIAGIIETLIIVVVLVVAIVCVSKPYEENIRNNLVLKRANEFKRIFVSQVTHEIRTPLSSIYAIAQLLKKECKQNPHLNEAESLINQQLVACNNARIIINNVLDFALIESGHMETPDEENIILQEFMEKVIAVNKVIAHTRNINLQLSIEHMPEIIKTDPLKLSQILTNLLVNAIKYGEKESTVTVSILGSFDHWLIQVSNQGPDIPPEKQQAIFEPYVTDKGKYVEGTGLGLSIVKSKVETLSGQVSVESRDHLTTFTVILPLEEGRLQDVVREETPASNTAVLNGLHILLAEDNELYAKLVARFLRKIGCLVTIAANGAEAIRQMTIRTPDIILMDAQMPEMDGLEALTHIRASSQYQHIPVIIASANTFTNAQDAFMNAGADAFIEKPVNFAELQQLLHRYASQDISPTARNVR